A region from the Candidatus Latescibacterota bacterium genome encodes:
- a CDS encoding MOSC domain-containing protein, with translation MKKRFRVLSVNISAEKGTVKKPADEARVIAGQGMKDDAHAGDWHRQVSLLAIEDIDTMRAKLPEISPGDFAENITTEGVDLPSLPVGTVLSIGDVKLEVTQIGKDCHAGCEILAKTGECVMPKRGIFARVLEGGVISSESAGSYDI, from the coding sequence GTGAAAAAGAGATTCAGGGTATTGTCGGTGAATATATCCGCCGAAAAGGGGACCGTGAAAAAACCGGCCGATGAGGCAAGGGTCATCGCCGGGCAGGGGATGAAGGATGACGCTCACGCGGGGGACTGGCACAGGCAGGTCTCCCTTCTCGCCATAGAGGACATCGATACGATGCGGGCGAAGTTACCCGAGATCTCTCCCGGGGATTTTGCGGAAAATATCACTACTGAGGGAGTCGATCTCCCGTCACTTCCGGTGGGCACCGTCCTCTCTATTGGAGATGTAAAGCTTGAAGTGACGCAGATCGGAAAGGACTGCCACGCGGGCTGCGAGATACTGGCGAAGACCGGCGAATGTGTGATGCCGAAGAGAGGCATCTTTGCAAGGGTGCTTGAAGGTGGGGTGATCTCAAGTGAAAGTGCTGGTTCTTACGATATCTGA
- a CDS encoding MogA/MoaB family molybdenum cofactor biosynthesis protein, whose translation MKVLVLTISDRASRGEYEDLSGPAVEKILLEGMEDTIVERSIVSDDGPAIENVLRASGTFDIILTTGGTGLGPRDVTPEATQRVCDRIIPGIGEYLRGESFRETKSAVLSRGTAGMIGKTIVVNMPGSVKGALFCAGLLVDILPHALAMARGEGH comes from the coding sequence GTGAAAGTGCTGGTTCTTACGATATCTGACAGGGCTTCCAGGGGAGAGTACGAGGACCTTTCCGGGCCGGCCGTGGAAAAGATCCTTCTGGAAGGTATGGAAGACACCATCGTGGAGAGGTCGATCGTTTCAGATGACGGGCCTGCTATCGAAAACGTTCTCAGGGCTTCGGGGACCTTCGACATCATACTCACCACAGGGGGGACCGGCCTCGGACCCCGCGACGTCACTCCGGAAGCTACTCAGCGGGTCTGTGACAGGATCATTCCCGGGATAGGAGAATATCTGCGCGGCGAATCTTTTCGTGAGACGAAGTCGGCCGTTTTGTCGAGGGGAACAGCCGGGATGATCGGAAAGACAATAGTGGTAAACATGCCCGGTTCTGTAAAAGGCGCTTTGTTCTGCGCCGGGCTTCTTGTCGATATTCTTCCCCACGCCCTGGCTATGGCCAGGGGAGAAGGTCACTGA
- a CDS encoding Mut7-C ubiquitin/RNAse domain-containing protein, with product MEPARHRASFRFYAELNDFLPAQRRQRPFDYSFGGRPGIKDAVEAIGAPHPEVDLIIVNGVSVDFSYRLSDGDVVSVYPVFEALDITPIVRLRPTPLRETCFILDVHLGKLVRRLRLLGFDCAYDSQADDREIITRSISEHRIILTRDVAMLKSGDVTHGCWVRATDPNVQVREVIDRLDLRGQVRPFIRCTVCNGLIEPADREEAMNEAPEKVRTWCEEYFRCSACGKLYWKGTHFDSLDRLVRDITEPDCS from the coding sequence ATGGAACCGGCCAGGCATCGTGCCAGCTTCCGATTCTACGCGGAACTGAACGATTTTCTTCCCGCTCAGAGACGGCAACGACCCTTCGATTATTCTTTTGGTGGAAGGCCGGGGATCAAGGATGCCGTAGAGGCAATCGGAGCGCCGCATCCCGAGGTTGATCTTATAATCGTAAACGGCGTGTCGGTCGATTTCAGCTATAGACTTTCTGACGGTGATGTAGTTTCGGTCTATCCTGTATTCGAGGCTCTCGATATTACTCCGATTGTCCGACTCAGGCCGACACCCCTGCGGGAAACATGTTTTATACTCGATGTCCATCTTGGAAAACTCGTCCGCAGGCTCAGGCTTCTGGGGTTTGACTGCGCGTACGACAGCCAGGCGGACGACCGGGAGATAATCACCCGCTCGATCTCTGAACACCGCATAATCCTTACCAGGGATGTTGCCATGTTGAAGTCCGGGGATGTGACGCACGGATGCTGGGTCCGGGCGACCGATCCCAATGTACAGGTCCGGGAAGTCATCGATCGTCTCGATCTTCGCGGACAGGTCCGCCCCTTTATACGCTGTACGGTCTGCAACGGGTTAATAGAGCCTGCTGACAGGGAAGAGGCGATGAACGAAGCTCCGGAGAAAGTCAGGACGTGGTGCGAGGAATATTTCAGGTGCAGTGCATGCGGAAAGCTCTACTGGAAGGGAACACACTTCGACAGTCTCGACCGGCTTGTCCGGGATATCACAGAGCCAGATTGTTCCTGA